Proteins from a genomic interval of Medicago truncatula cultivar Jemalong A17 chromosome 3, MtrunA17r5.0-ANR, whole genome shotgun sequence:
- the LOC25489655 gene encoding zinc transporter 8 — MGFKNNIKVLVFSVLIFLVIPTLIAAECTCDEEDEDRDKAKALRYKIAALVSILVVSAIGVFIPLLGKVIPALSPEKDIFFIIKTFAAGVILSTGFIHVLPDAFENLTSPCLKEHPWGDFPFTGFVAMCTAMGSLMVDTYATAYFQNRHSKKASTLTQVKSHEATLDVEKEVVEQQGHVHVHTHASHGHAHGHVSSDPSSELLRHRVISQVLELGIIVHSVIIGISLGASESPKTIRPLVAALTFHQFFEGMGLGSCITQANFKSLSITIMGLFFALTTPVGIAIGLGISNVYDENTPTALIVEGIFNAASAGILIYMALVDLLAADFMNPRMQKSGKLRLGCNLSLLLGAGCMSLLAKWA; from the exons ATGGGATTCAAAAACAATATCAAAGTCTTAGTTTTTTCTGTCTTGATCTTCCTCGTAATCCCAACTCTAATAGCCGCAGAATGCACATGtgatgaggaagatgaagataGAGACAAAGCCAAAGCCTTACGTTACAAAATAGCAGCTTTAGTGTCAATTTTAGTTGTAAGTGCAATTGGTGTTTTTATCCCACTTCTTGGCAAAGTAATACCGGCGTTAAGCCCtgaaaaagatatatttttcatCATTAAAACCTTTGCTGCCGGTGTGATATTATCCACCGGTTTCATTCATGTGCTTCCTGATGCTTTTGAGAATCTTACTTCACCTTGTTTAAAGGAACATCCTTGGGGTGATTTTCCATTCACCGGTTTTGTGGCTATGTGCACTGCTATGGGGTCTCTCATGGTTGATACTTATGCCACCGCTTATTTTCAGAATCGTCATTCTAAAAAGGCATCAACGTTGACACAGGTTAAGAGTCATGAGGCAACCTTAGATGTGGAGAAGGAAGTTGTAGAGCAACAAGGACATGTGCATGTTCATACTCATGCATCCCATGGTCATGCACATGGCCATGTTTCTTCCGATCCGTCTTCAGAACTTCTTCGTCATAGGGTCATATCGCAG GTGTTGGAGTTGGGGATTATTGTTCACTCTGTTATAATAGGAATTTCTCTGGGTGCTTCAGAGAGTCCTAAAACCATAAGGCCGCTTGTAGCTGCGTTGACctttcatcaattttttgagGGCATGGGACTTGGAAGTTGTATAACTCAG GCAAATTTCAAGAGTCTATCAATTACAATCATGGGATTATTCTTTGCTTTGACTACTCCAGTAGGAATTGCAATTGGTTTAGGGATCAGCAAtgtttatgatgaaaatactccaactGCCCTTATTGTTGAAGGAATATTCAATGCAGCATCGGCTGGGATCTTAATCTATATGGCACTTGTAGATCTTCTTGCTGCTGATTTTATGAATCCAAGGATGCAAAAGAGTGGTAAACTTCGATTAGGATGCAATCTATCTCTTCTATTAGGAGCTGGTTGTATGTCTCTTCTAGCCAAATGGGCTTAA
- the LOC25489650 gene encoding zinc transporter 5, translating into MGLKNNNKVFVFSILIFLIIPTLIAAECTCDEEDLDRDKPKALRYKIAALVSILVASGIGVCIPLLGKVIPALSPEKDIFFIIKAFAAGVILATGFIHVLPDAFENLTSPRLKKHPWGDFPFTGFVAMCTAMGTLMVDTYATAYFQNHYSKKAPAQVENEVSPDVEKDHEGHMDVHTHASHGHAHPHMSSVSSGPSTELLRHRVITQVLELGIIVHSVIIGISLGASESPKTIRPLVAALTFHQFFEGMGLGSCITQANFKSLSITIMGLFFALTTPVGIAIGIGISSGYDENSPTALIVEGIFNAASSGILIYMALVDLLAADFMNPRMQKSGILRLGCNISLLLGSGLMSLIAKWA; encoded by the exons ATGggattaaaaaacaataacaaagtctttgTTTTCTCTATCTTGATATTCCTTATAATCCCGACTCTAATAGCCGCCGAATGCACGTGTGATGAAGAAGATTTAGATAGAGACAAACCCAAAGCTCTTCGTTATAAGATAGCAGCTTTAGTATCAATATTAGTTGCAAGTGGAATTGGTGTTTGTATTCCACTTCTTGGCAAAGTGATACCGGCGTTAAGCCCcgaaaaagatatatttttcatcatcaaAGCCTTTGCTGCTGGTGTGATTTTGGCAACCGGTTTCATTCATGTGCTTCCTGATGCTTTTGAGAATCTTACTTCACCTCGTTTAAAGAAACATCCTTGGGGTGATTTTCCATTCACTGGTTTTGTGGCTATGTGCACTGCTATGGGGACTCTTATGGTTGATACTTATGCCACTgcttattttcaaaaccatTATTCCAAAAAGGCACCAGCACAGGTTGAAAATGAGGTATCCCCAGATGTGGAGAAGGATCATGAAGGACACATGGATGTTCATACTCATGCTTCACATGGTCATGCACATCCCCACATGTCTTCTGTTTCTTCGGGTCCGTCAACAGAACTTCTTCGCCATAGGGTCATAACACAg GTATTGGAGTTGGGAATTATTGTTCACTCCGTTATAATAGGAATTTCTCTGGGTGCTTCAGAGAGTCCTAAGACTATAAGGCCATTGGTCGCTGCATTGACTTTTCATCAGTTCTTTGAAGGCATGGGACTTGGAAGTTGTATAACACag GCAAATTTCAAGAGTCTATCAATTACAATTATGGGATTGTTCTTTGCTTTGACAACTCCAGTAGGAATTGCAATTGGCATAGGGATCAGTAGTGGTTATGATGAGAACAGTCCAACTGCTCTTATCGTTGAAGGAATCTTCAATGCAGCTTCATCTGGGATCTTAATTTACATGGCACTTGTAGATCTTCTTGCTGCTGATTTTATGAATCCAAGGATGCAAAAGAGCGGTATACTTCGATTAGGATGCAATATATCTCTTCTATTAGGATCTGGTCTTATGTCTCTTATAGCCAAATGGGCTTag